In a single window of the Cydia pomonella isolate Wapato2018A chromosome 2, ilCydPomo1, whole genome shotgun sequence genome:
- the LOC133515532 gene encoding lipase member H-B-like encodes MLFVCNYYLASCLGKPTGPAVTAVVGAFLRRGDCNVALLDWQGLAAAEAPSLADSYLNWAAPNARKLGVRLAGALTRLSAAGLDLERTQLVGHSLGAHVLGLAGNALRLQGVLLPWITALDPASAAFEGKPAAGRLHAGSAAVYGLATVLVVVAVHSDPGGYGARRAMGTADFWPNYRVEAVQPGCPKSRGQRFSPEGKTFSSDLCSHNRSWQLLAEALARPGALLGCRARSFREWKNYSTAQRNVSTLDLDAYGKTVYVPGNYYFSTSSEPPYGLGENGL; translated from the exons ATGTTATTTGTATGTAACTATTATCTTGCGTCATGTCTAGGCAAGCCGACGGGTCCGGCGGTGACGGCAGTGGTAGGAGCTTTTCTGCGGCGCGGGGACTGCAACGTGGCTCTGTTGGACTGGCAGGGGCTGGCCGCCGCTGAGGCGCCCAGCCTTGCAGACTCCTACCTTAATTGGGCCGCTCCCAACGCAAGAAAG TTGGGCGTTCGTCTGGCTGGAGCTCTGACGCGCCTGTCTGCGGCGGGGCTGGACCTGGAGCGCACGCAACTGGTGGGGCACTCGCTGGGCGCGCACGTGCTGGGTCTCGCCGGCAACGCGCTGCGGCTGCAGGGAGTTCTGTTGCCCTG GATAACGGCACTGGACCCAGCGAGCGCGGCGTTCGAGGGCAAGCCGGCGGCGGGGCGCCTGCACGCAGGCTCAGCGGCGGtgta cggcttggcgaccgtactagtGGTGGTCGCGGTGCACTCCGACCCCGGCGGCTACGGCGCCCGGCGCGCGATGGGGACGGCGGACTTCTGGCCCAACTACCGCGTCGAGGCCGTGCAGCCCGGCTGCCCCAAGAGTAGGGGGCAGAGGTTCTCACCTGAAGGCAA AACATTTTCTTCAGATTTGTGTAGCCACAACCGCAGCTGGCAGCTGCTGGCGGAGGCGCTGGCGCGGCCCGGCGCGCTGCTCGGCTGCCGAGCGCGCTCCTTCCGCGAGTGGAAGAATTACTCCACAGCCCAGAGGAACGTTTCTACTCTGGACTTGGACGCCTACGGGAAGACAGTGTA TGTTCCGGGCAACTACTACTTCTCGACGAGCAGTGAGCCGCCATACGGTCTCGGCGAGAACGGCCTctaa